The nucleotide sequence TAGTTGGCGCCAGTGCTGGAAACCAACGGCCCGCTGACGCTGGCCGGCTTGCCGCTGCGGGTCGGCTGGCTGGCGGCTAGGCGCTGTTGTTCCGCCTCGCGTAAGCGGGCGGCTTCGGCGGCCTTGGCTTCGCGTTCCTGGCGGGCCAGGGTTTCTTCGATGGTTTTCAGCACGCGGCCGAACTGTGCCTGATCCTGTTCGCGAGACTTGAGCTTCTGACCGCGCTCCCGCGCCTGCTGGCCAAGTTTGGCGAGGGCCAGCTGACGTTGCTTGCGGACTTGCGCTAGCGCGTCGCGGCGGCCATCCAGGGCGGCTTTCTGTTCGCTCAGGCGGCTTTGCTGGGTGCCGATGTCCTGCTCGATATTGGCCAGCTGGCGCAGCGTTTCGTTGAACGTTTGCAGCTGCTCTAGGCGCGCCTGGCCGAGATATTCGTAGTAGGTGAGGGTGCGCGAGAATTTTTCTGGCTGCTGCTGGTTGAGCAGCAGGCGCAGCGGCTCCTGATTGCCGGCCTGATAGGCGGCGCGCGCCTGGATGCCGATCAGGCGTTGCTGTTCAAGGCGCGCCTCGTCGAGTTTTTTTTTCTCGCTATCCAGGCGCTGCAGTTCGGACTCGCCGTCCTTGAGCTCTTCCTGCAGCGATTTGACCTGTTTTTCCAGGCCGCCCATCTCGGTTTCCGTCTGCCGCAGCTGTTTCTGCACGCCGGACTTTTCCTGCTCGATCTGTTTGAGCAGCTTTTTCAGTTCATCGACGTCTTTGCGTGCCGCTTCCAGCTGCTGCTGGGTTTCCGCACGCTGGTCGGCCATCACAGGGCTGAGCAGGCAAAGGCAAAGAAAGGCAAGCAGGGCGCGAGACATGGGGTGAGTGACACCGAGGGGAGGGGAGGACCGGCTTAGTATGCCCGCCGCGCGAGGCAAAAAAAACGTCCACGCCGCGGATAGCGTGGTCTGGATGCGAATAAGCGATCGGGCGCCGATTAGCGGTGTCTAAAACAACAACCCCGGTTTTCGCCGGGGTTGTTGTGGAGCGCTTAGGCCAGCTCGATGATGCTGGTGCCGGTCATTTCCACCGGCTTTTCCAGGCCCATCAGGGTCAGCATGGTCGGTGCCACATCGGCCAGCACGCCGCCCTCACGCAGGAGCACCGCGCGCTTGCCGATATAGATGAAGGGCACCGGCTCGCAGGTGTGGGCGGTATGCGCCTGACCGGTGCACTCGTCTTCCATCTGCTCGACGTTGCCGTGGTCGGCGGTGATCAGCGCTTCGCCACCGACCTTGTCCAGCGCGGCGACGATGCGCCCGACGCAGCCATCCAGGCATTCCACCGCCGCGACGGCGGCGGCGAACACGCCGGTATGGCCGACCATATCGCCGTTGGCGTAGTTGACGATGATCACGTCGTAACGCTGTTGTTCGATGGCTTCGACGATGCGATCGGTGACTTCCGGCGCGCTCATTTCCGGCTGGAGGTCGTAGGTGGCGACGTTTGGCGACGGGATGAGGATGCGTTCTTCGCCCACGAACGGCTCTTCACGGCCGCCGGAGAAGAAGAAGGTGACGTGCGCATATTTCTCGGTTTCGGCGATGCGCAGTTGGGTCTTGCCGCATTTTTCCAGGTATTCGCCGAGCACGTTGTTCAGGCTGGACGGCGCGAAAGCGCTGGGCGCCTGGATGCTCGCGGCATACTGGGTGAGCATGATGTAGCCGGCCAACTGCGGTTGGCGGGCGCGGGCGAACTCCTGGAAATCCGGCTCGACGAAGGCGCGGGTCAACTCGCGGGCGCGGTCGGCGCGGAAGTTCATGAACACCACGGCGTCGCCGTCCTCCACCGATGCGGCGGCGCCGATGCGCGTGGCTTTGACGAATTCATCGCTCTCGCCACGTTCGTAAGCCGCTTGCAGACCCTCGAGCGCAGT is from Pseudomonas sp. LS44 and encodes:
- a CDS encoding murein hydrolase activator EnvC → MSRALLAFLCLCLLSPVMADQRAETQQQLEAARKDVDELKKLLKQIEQEKSGVQKQLRQTETEMGGLEKQVKSLQEELKDGESELQRLDSEKKKLDEARLEQQRLIGIQARAAYQAGNQEPLRLLLNQQQPEKFSRTLTYYEYLGQARLEQLQTFNETLRQLANIEQDIGTQQSRLSEQKAALDGRRDALAQVRKQRQLALAKLGQQARERGQKLKSREQDQAQFGRVLKTIEETLARQEREAKAAEAARLREAEQQRLAASQPTRSGKPASVSGPLVSSTGANYGGPFGQARGKLPWPINGRLVARYGTPRGDDARSKWDGVLIGASAGSQVHAVHGGRVVFADWLRGAGLLVILDHGNGYLSLYGHNQSLLKDAGDVVKAGEAIATVGTSGGQATPALYFAIRQQGRPSDPAQWCRAQG
- the gpmI gene encoding 2,3-bisphosphoglycerate-independent phosphoglycerate mutase; translated protein: MTATPKPLVLIILDGFGHSDSPEYNAIHAARTPVYDRLRATQPHSLISGSGMDVGLPDGQMGNSEVGHMNLGAGRVVYQDFTRVTKAIRDGEFFHNPTITGAVDQAVAAGKAVHILGLLSDGGVHSHQDHLVAMAELAAQRGAEKIYLHAFLDGRDTPPKSAKPSLELLDATFADLGKGRIATIIGRYFAMDRDNRWDRVAQAYNLIVDSQAEFAAATALEGLQAAYERGESDEFVKATRIGAAASVEDGDAVVFMNFRADRARELTRAFVEPDFQEFARARQPQLAGYIMLTQYAASIQAPSAFAPSSLNNVLGEYLEKCGKTQLRIAETEKYAHVTFFFSGGREEPFVGEERILIPSPNVATYDLQPEMSAPEVTDRIVEAIEQQRYDVIIVNYANGDMVGHTGVFAAAVAAVECLDGCVGRIVAALDKVGGEALITADHGNVEQMEDECTGQAHTAHTCEPVPFIYIGKRAVLLREGGVLADVAPTMLTLMGLEKPVEMTGTSIIELA